The Verrucomicrobium spinosum DSM 4136 = JCM 18804 DNA segment TTGTTCTCCGAGACCGCCTCCCTCTTCATGAGGGATGTCTATGATCATGCCGTGCAGGTCATTGAGCTCATGGAGACCTACCGGGAAGTCAGCATCTCCATCATGGAGACCTACATGAATGCGATGAGCCACCGCATGAACCAGACCATGAAGGTGCTCACCGTGCTCTCCACCATCTTCATGCCCCTGTCCTTCCTGGCGGGTGTGTATGGCATGAACTTCCAGCACATGCCGGAGTTGGAGACCGGGTGGGCCTATCCCTGGTTTTACCCCATCGGCTTCTGGGCCATCTGTGTGACTATTGTTTCCGGCATGTTCTTCTTGTTCAAGAAGAAGAAATGGCTCTAGGGAGACGGGTGCCTGTGGAATGTGTGCTCCGCTGCCTGAGGCGGGGACGTATTCCTGTTTTCCCCCGTTCCTCTCTATGACGCTCGACGAACTTCTCGCCTCTGAAGCCACCCGCACTGCTGAGTTCCCCGTGGCGGAGAAAAGCATCTTCATGGCGCACGCGGGCGTGTGCATCCTGCCGCGGCGTGTCACCCGGGCCATGCAGGAGTATCTGGAGATGTGCTGCCTCCAGCACCAGGAGAGCGGGGACGTGTGGCGTCATCTCAATGAGACGCGAGTCATCGCGGGCAAGCTTATCGGGGCCCGGGCCAGCGAGATCTCCCTGCTCGGGCCCACCTCCCTGGGACTCAGCCTGGTGGCCAACGGACTGCCCTGGCAGGCGGGGGATGAGATCGTGTGTTATCACGATGACTACCCTGCCAATGTGTACCCCTGGATGGATCTGCAACGCCATGGCGTGGTGCTGAAGTTCATCAAGACCGGGGCCCCCGGGGCGATCACCGTGGAGTCCGTGGAGCAGGCGCTCACGCCCAGGACGAAGCTCGTGGCCCTGGCCTCGTGTCACTTCTTCACCGGCTGCCGGATCGATGTGAATGCCATCGGCCGCATGCTGCGCCAGCGGGGTGTGCTCTTCTGCCTGGATGCCATCCAGACGCTCGGCGCCTTTGACACCTCCGTGGAGCATGTGGACTTTCTCAGCGCGGATGCCCACAAGTGGATG contains these protein-coding regions:
- a CDS encoding aminotransferase class V-fold PLP-dependent enzyme — translated: MTLDELLASEATRTAEFPVAEKSIFMAHAGVCILPRRVTRAMQEYLEMCCLQHQESGDVWRHLNETRVIAGKLIGARASEISLLGPTSLGLSLVANGLPWQAGDEIVCYHDDYPANVYPWMDLQRHGVVLKFIKTGAPGAITVESVEQALTPRTKLVALASCHFFTGCRIDVNAIGRMLRQRGVLFCLDAIQTLGAFDTSVEHVDFLSADAHKWMLGPMAAGIFYVRDEVQEMLRPSLVGAWNVSSPNFIAQDEVVFEKGGRRYEPGVLNAAGLYGMRAGLEMLLEFGMENVSNRLLTLKRHLVPRLEALGFEVLPPTDGAAASGITTATRSGGVPLERVFEHLAAHQVVVSLRHNRAGVAHLRFSPHVYNTEAEIDRVVEVMASAN